Proteins encoded within one genomic window of Brachybacterium sp. P6-10-X1:
- the map gene encoding type I methionyl aminopeptidase, with amino-acid sequence MILGRRRRVTQELPTLDEARPAGEFVASVLSHLREVVGVGWNLLDVDAEAHRLIREAGATSCYIDYHPVFGASPFGYVICTSVNEGVLHGRPDDRVLADGDLLSLDFAVEVDGWVADSCLSIVIGTPRDEDLQLIRDTEQVMWAGIDQVRSGATVGDIGHAVMTTAHDLGYAINDRFGGHGVGRTMHEAPFVPNHGTPGGGTELVAGQLITVEPFLVPTTSELVVDERDGWTQLSADGSRGAHAEHTLQVTDGAPVVLTARADDPAPRSSLG; translated from the coding sequence ATGATCCTCGGCCGCCGTCGCCGCGTGACGCAGGAGCTGCCCACCCTCGACGAGGCCCGTCCGGCGGGCGAGTTCGTCGCCTCCGTCCTCTCGCATCTGCGGGAGGTCGTCGGCGTCGGCTGGAACCTGCTGGACGTGGACGCCGAGGCCCACCGTCTGATCCGGGAGGCCGGGGCGACCAGCTGCTACATCGACTACCACCCCGTCTTCGGCGCCTCGCCCTTCGGGTACGTCATCTGCACCTCCGTCAACGAGGGCGTGCTCCACGGGCGCCCCGACGATCGCGTGCTCGCCGACGGAGACCTGCTCTCGCTGGACTTCGCCGTCGAGGTCGACGGCTGGGTGGCGGACTCCTGCCTGAGCATCGTCATCGGCACGCCCCGCGACGAGGACCTCCAGCTGATCCGCGACACCGAGCAGGTCATGTGGGCGGGCATCGACCAGGTGCGCTCCGGCGCCACGGTCGGCGACATCGGCCACGCGGTGATGACCACCGCGCACGACCTCGGCTACGCGATCAACGACCGCTTCGGCGGTCACGGCGTGGGACGCACCATGCACGAGGCACCGTTCGTGCCCAACCACGGCACCCCCGGCGGCGGCACGGAGCTGGTGGCCGGGCAGCTGATCACGGTCGAGCCGTTCCTGGTGCCCACCACGAGCGAGCTGGTGGTCGATGAGCGGGACGGGTGGACCCAGCTGTCGGCCGACGGCTCCCGCGGCGCGCATGCCGAGCACACCCTGCAGGTCACCGACGGCGCCCCGGTCGTGCTGACCGCCCGCGCGGACGATCCCGCCCCGCGCAGCTCGCTGGGCTGA
- a CDS encoding heme A synthase, whose amino-acid sequence MNASPPAVDGHPAPTPRLELVRRISVSGDRTLGLSAAARARIAAVVFWGNLVCQIGIIVSGGVVRLTSSGLGCSTWPNCEPGQFTPELTMEAGIHPFIEFGNRTLTGVLGVFAVAVLLVSLLWLRHKGRSLLWLSLVPLIGTAVQALVGMVVVYADLHPGVVSPHFLISPILVAISTVLLFRLYDGDAARRRSLVPGAMHWMSGALAVIGFAILVLGTLVTGTGPHSGDDVHPERLPFDARTISWLHADSVMLFCGLLVGLLIAMYLIGSPRQTRRAAWSLVVVTALQAIIGYTQYFTGLPEVLVGLHMLGAGLLAAGIAWVAVSLYTWQGTETVARATGPATGTERPAPPAATGKASR is encoded by the coding sequence ATGAACGCTTCTCCGCCGGCCGTCGACGGGCATCCGGCTCCCACCCCTCGCCTCGAGCTCGTCCGACGGATCTCCGTGTCCGGAGATCGCACCCTCGGCCTCTCCGCGGCCGCCCGCGCCCGGATCGCCGCCGTCGTGTTCTGGGGGAATCTGGTCTGCCAGATCGGCATCATCGTCTCCGGCGGCGTCGTCCGCCTGACCAGCAGCGGACTGGGCTGCTCGACCTGGCCGAACTGCGAACCGGGCCAGTTCACCCCAGAGCTGACCATGGAAGCCGGGATCCATCCCTTCATCGAGTTCGGCAACCGCACCCTGACCGGGGTCCTGGGCGTCTTCGCCGTCGCCGTGCTGCTGGTCTCCCTGCTCTGGCTGCGCCACAAGGGCCGCAGCCTGCTGTGGCTCTCCCTGGTTCCGCTGATCGGCACCGCGGTGCAGGCGCTCGTCGGCATGGTGGTCGTCTATGCGGACCTCCACCCGGGCGTCGTCAGCCCCCACTTCCTCATCTCCCCGATCCTCGTGGCGATCTCCACCGTGCTCCTGTTCCGGCTGTACGACGGGGACGCCGCCCGGCGGCGCTCGCTCGTCCCGGGCGCCATGCATTGGATGAGCGGGGCGCTGGCCGTCATCGGCTTCGCGATCCTCGTGCTCGGCACCCTGGTCACCGGCACCGGCCCCCATTCGGGGGACGACGTGCACCCCGAGCGCCTCCCCTTCGACGCCCGGACCATCTCCTGGCTGCACGCGGACTCCGTGATGCTCTTCTGCGGCCTGCTGGTCGGACTCCTCATCGCGATGTACCTCATCGGTTCCCCGCGGCAGACGCGCCGGGCCGCCTGGAGCCTGGTCGTCGTCACCGCGCTGCAGGCGATCATCGGGTACACCCAGTACTTCACCGGTCTGCCGGAGGTCCTGGTCGGTCTCCACATGCTCGGGGCGGGCCTGCTCGCCGCCGGCATCGCCTGGGTCGCCGTCTCCCTGTACACGTGGCAGGGCACCGAGACCGTCGCCCGTGCCACCGGTCCCGCGACCGGCACGGAGCGCCCGGCCCCTCCCGCCGCCACCGGAAAGGCCTCGCGATGA
- a CDS encoding ABC transporter permease → MSATADRPAAGPDPAPPAAVPRPGPAPAPRRRRVLAHTVLEARVLLSNGEQLMVAIVLPALVLIGLRLLPIGRLEGAEPIDTALAATLATALISTSFTSQAIQTGFDRRNGVLRWIATTPLGRDGYLAGKVLATLLVHAVQVLVLGLFGLVLGWRPGPLELLAAAPVWLLGTVAFGALGLLVAGLLRTEAVLAVSNLVFVLLVAAGGVAFPAEAYPQILRGLVDLLPSGALGELLRACLAGGAFSIGSVLVLLAWAVLGTLAVVRWFRWTDS, encoded by the coding sequence ATGAGCGCCACCGCCGACCGTCCCGCCGCCGGCCCGGACCCCGCCCCGCCCGCAGCGGTACCCCGTCCCGGCCCCGCGCCGGCCCCGCGCCGACGCCGCGTCCTCGCCCACACCGTCCTCGAGGCCCGCGTGCTGCTGTCCAACGGGGAGCAGCTGATGGTCGCGATCGTCCTGCCGGCGCTCGTGCTCATCGGTCTGCGCCTGCTGCCGATCGGCCGCCTGGAGGGCGCCGAGCCGATCGACACCGCCCTGGCGGCGACGCTCGCGACCGCGCTGATCTCCACCTCCTTCACCTCGCAGGCGATCCAGACCGGCTTCGACCGGCGCAACGGGGTGCTGCGGTGGATCGCGACCACCCCTCTGGGACGGGACGGATACCTCGCCGGGAAGGTGCTGGCGACCCTGCTCGTGCACGCCGTCCAGGTGCTCGTGCTGGGGCTGTTCGGCCTGGTCCTCGGCTGGCGGCCCGGGCCGCTCGAGCTGCTGGCGGCCGCACCGGTCTGGCTGCTGGGCACCGTCGCCTTCGGCGCGCTGGGGCTCCTGGTCGCCGGACTGCTGCGCACCGAAGCCGTGCTGGCGGTCTCCAACCTGGTGTTCGTGCTGCTGGTGGCCGCCGGTGGGGTCGCCTTCCCCGCCGAGGCGTATCCGCAGATCCTGCGCGGTCTCGTGGACCTGCTGCCCTCCGGCGCACTCGGCGAGCTGCTGCGCGCCTGCCTCGCCGGGGGTGCGTTCAGCATCGGATCGGTGCTGGTGCTTCTTGCCTGGGCCGTCCTCGGCACCCTTGCCGTGGTCCGCTGGTTCCGCTGGACGGACAGCTGA
- a CDS encoding ABC transporter ATP-binding protein: protein MTDHPSSSSPPPALVAEGLSHSYGPVRALDGLSLRAHRGEVTALLGPNGAGKTTAVSCATGLLRPSGGTLTVLGRDPWRAGPAHRARVGLMIQDGGLASGARAMQLLRYGAALHAHPLDVDEVAEHLGIDEFAGTLVRRLSGGQRQRLALALAIIGRPELIFLDEPTAGMDPAIRRRVRGLIRALADTGSAVVLTTHMMDDVVGLADAVCVIAGGRSVASGSVQEVITGHRQREGEVTVRAVAHGVAREQVDALEADLRTAAARHGARLEITGAGAADLEDVLLDLMQPAPPRRQDPTDPAAPSPASPGGTTR, encoded by the coding sequence ATGACTGACCATCCCAGCTCGTCCAGCCCGCCGCCTGCGCTCGTCGCCGAGGGCCTCTCACATTCCTACGGCCCCGTCCGCGCCCTCGACGGCCTCTCTCTGCGGGCGCACCGCGGAGAGGTGACCGCTCTGCTGGGCCCCAACGGCGCCGGCAAGACCACCGCCGTCTCCTGCGCCACCGGCCTGCTGCGGCCGAGCGGCGGGACCCTGACGGTGCTGGGCCGCGACCCCTGGCGCGCCGGCCCCGCGCACCGCGCCCGGGTCGGACTCATGATCCAGGACGGCGGCCTCGCCTCCGGGGCGCGGGCGATGCAGCTGCTGCGCTACGGTGCGGCCCTGCACGCCCACCCCTTGGATGTCGACGAGGTCGCCGAGCACCTGGGCATCGACGAGTTCGCCGGCACCCTCGTGCGCCGGCTCTCGGGCGGACAGCGCCAGCGCCTGGCCCTCGCCCTGGCGATCATCGGCCGGCCCGAGCTGATCTTCCTCGACGAGCCCACCGCGGGCATGGACCCGGCGATCCGCCGCCGGGTGCGCGGGCTGATCCGGGCCCTGGCCGACACCGGCAGCGCCGTCGTGCTGACCACGCACATGATGGACGACGTGGTCGGCCTCGCCGATGCCGTCTGCGTCATCGCCGGGGGGCGCAGCGTCGCCTCCGGGTCGGTCCAGGAGGTGATCACCGGGCACCGTCAGCGCGAGGGTGAGGTCACCGTCCGCGCGGTCGCCCACGGCGTCGCCCGGGAGCAGGTCGACGCCCTCGAGGCGGATCTGCGGACTGCCGCCGCCCGCCACGGGGCGCGGCTCGAGATCACCGGGGCCGGGGCCGCCGACCTCGAGGACGTGCTGCTGGATCTCATGCAGCCCGCTCCCCCACGCCGGCAGGACCCCACGGATCCTGCCGCCCCGAGCCCCGCGAGCCCGGGAGGGACGACCCGATGA